One genomic region from Deltaproteobacteria bacterium encodes:
- a CDS encoding MoaD/ThiS family protein, producing MKIELRLFASLRKQLPPGSPRGRCELELPAGTTTGEVLARMHIERASAQMVLVNGDHDRDFDRVLNDGDVVSIFPPVAGG from the coding sequence ATGAAGATCGAACTGCGCCTGTTCGCCAGCTTGCGCAAGCAGTTGCCGCCGGGCTCGCCGCGCGGCCGCTGCGAGCTGGAGTTGCCGGCCGGCACGACCACCGGTGAGGTGCTGGCGCGCATGCACATAGAGCGTGCGAGCGCACAAATGGTGCTGGTCAACGGCGATCACGATCGCGACTTCGACCGCGTCCTCAACGACGGCGACGTGGTCAGCATCTTTCCCCCCGTGGCCGGCGGGTAG
- a CDS encoding NAD(P)/FAD-dependent oxidoreductase, whose amino-acid sequence MSHHVIIGGGPAGINAIETIRQFDSGALITLITNERPYARMALPYFLAKEITEAQLDTGSDQYFERLRVERRIGRRAVQIDSAARTVYLDDGSVVGYDTLLIASGSSPLRPAIAGSDGRYVHNLWSVADAIAVQESSRAKCPSAVLVGGGFIGLIILNALHKRGWKLALIEQEVQILPKMLDRRGAEAAEAWLRERGVEIYTGCGVLSIAGARKKAVALTDGQTLGANLVILSTGIRPNLGFLNGSGVEIDHGILVDAEMRTNVPGIFAAGDVAQGPNLLGGPPVVHAIQPTAVDHGRVAGANMAGRSVSYPGSLAMNILDVAGLHCTSFGRWQDNGDTNVMWNAARPIYRKLVWAGTRLAGGIIVGPAEDATMLTDVGMLKGLIQSQVDLGAWKEYLRERPWDLRRAFVASRAASQLLTRSTIGRASPARGFRFDNLGPRGDAGPYHADFVATCPADFDRLPRTPTPGINKSPLPKAEKQ is encoded by the coding sequence ATGTCACATCATGTCATCATCGGCGGCGGCCCCGCCGGTATCAACGCCATCGAGACCATTCGCCAGTTCGACTCCGGTGCGCTGATTACGCTGATTACGAACGAGCGGCCGTACGCGCGCATGGCCTTGCCCTATTTCCTGGCCAAGGAGATCACCGAGGCCCAGCTTGATACCGGCTCGGACCAGTACTTCGAGCGGCTGCGGGTGGAACGCCGCATCGGCCGGCGCGCGGTTCAGATCGACAGCGCCGCCCGCACCGTATATCTCGATGACGGATCGGTCGTCGGCTACGACACGCTACTGATCGCCAGCGGGTCGTCACCGCTGCGGCCGGCGATTGCCGGCAGCGATGGCAGATACGTGCACAACTTGTGGTCCGTGGCCGACGCGATCGCGGTGCAGGAGTCGAGCCGGGCCAAGTGCCCGTCCGCGGTGCTGGTGGGCGGCGGCTTCATCGGGTTGATCATTCTCAACGCCTTGCACAAGCGCGGCTGGAAGCTGGCGCTGATCGAGCAGGAAGTACAGATCCTGCCCAAGATGCTCGACCGGCGCGGCGCCGAAGCCGCTGAAGCTTGGCTGCGCGAACGGGGTGTGGAGATCTATACCGGCTGCGGGGTGCTGTCGATCGCCGGCGCCCGCAAGAAAGCGGTCGCGCTGACCGATGGCCAGACCCTCGGCGCCAATCTGGTGATCCTCTCCACCGGCATCCGGCCGAACCTGGGATTTCTCAACGGCTCGGGGGTCGAGATCGATCACGGCATATTGGTCGATGCCGAGATGCGGACCAATGTGCCGGGCATTTTCGCGGCCGGTGACGTCGCCCAAGGGCCCAACCTGCTCGGCGGCCCGCCCGTGGTGCACGCAATTCAACCCACCGCAGTCGATCACGGCCGCGTCGCCGGCGCCAACATGGCTGGACGCTCGGTGTCGTATCCGGGCAGCCTGGCGATGAATATCCTCGATGTCGCCGGCTTGCACTGCACCAGCTTCGGCCGCTGGCAGGACAACGGCGACACCAACGTGATGTGGAACGCGGCGCGGCCCATCTATCGCAAGCTGGTGTGGGCTGGGACGCGATTGGCCGGCGGAATCATCGTCGGGCCGGCGGAGGACGCCACCATGCTGACCGATGTCGGCATGCTGAAAGGACTGATCCAGTCGCAAGTGGACCTCGGAGCCTGGAAGGAATATCTCCGCGAACGCCCGTGGGACTTGCGCCGGGCATTCGTAGCCAGCCGCGCGGCCAGCCAGTTGTTGACCCGCAGCACGATCGGGCGAGCGTCGCCGGCGCGCGGGTTTCGCTTCGACAATCTCGGCCCGCGCGGCGACGCCGGCCCCTATCACGCGGACTTCGTCGCCACCTGCCCCGCGGATTTCGACCGCCTGCCGCGCACGCCGACACCGGGAATCAATAAGTCGCCACTGCCAAAGGCGGAGAAGCAGTGA
- a CDS encoding aldehyde ferredoxin oxidoreductase family protein, whose translation MIGGWTGRILRVNLTRGTIKKEALREDWARDYVGGRGLGARYLWEEGDPTVDPFSPKNKLLFVTGPLTGTNASCGARYMVVTKGALTGAITTSNSGGHWGPELKFAGYDMVIVEGRAPRPVYLWIHNDEVELRPAEHLWGKGVWDTEEIIRKESGVPDTIVASIGPAGENLVRFAAILNDLHRAAGRSGVGAVMGSKLLKAIAVRGTGGVRLADARGFMAASWAMKAKLKASAVTAEGLPIYGTEVLVNVINEHGALPTRNHQQTVFEDAEGMSGETLTETRLVANKACFACTIACGRVTKLPGEAAGKFLVNTHPRNWQIAGEGPEYENAWAMGADCGIGDLDALIKANWLCNDLGMDPISFGATLAAAMELYEKEVITNSLTGRPLRFGSGEALVAMAEQTAYRQGFGDLLAEGSKRLTARFGHPEFFMGVRGQEFPAYDSRAIQGMGLGYATSNRGACHLKSYTVSPEILGIPKKMDPHSTEGKAEITKIFQDITSAVDSTGLCVFLTFGVGLEDMLPQLVAATGVPYSLASLTQAGERIWNLERLWNERAGLGQGHDQLPKRITEEPIPSGPAKGLVNKLGEMLPEYYRLRGWTETGEVTLQKRKDLGLA comes from the coding sequence ATGATCGGCGGCTGGACTGGCAGGATTCTGCGCGTCAATCTGACGCGCGGCACGATCAAGAAGGAAGCGTTGCGCGAGGACTGGGCGCGCGACTACGTCGGCGGGCGCGGTCTCGGCGCCCGCTATTTGTGGGAAGAGGGCGATCCCACCGTTGACCCGTTTAGCCCCAAGAACAAGTTGCTATTCGTCACCGGCCCGCTCACCGGCACCAACGCCTCGTGTGGCGCGCGTTACATGGTGGTGACCAAGGGCGCGCTCACCGGGGCGATCACCACCTCGAATTCCGGCGGACACTGGGGACCGGAATTGAAGTTCGCCGGCTACGACATGGTGATCGTCGAGGGCCGCGCGCCGCGTCCGGTCTACCTCTGGATTCACAACGACGAGGTCGAGCTGCGCCCCGCCGAGCACCTCTGGGGCAAGGGGGTGTGGGACACCGAGGAGATCATTCGCAAGGAGTCGGGTGTGCCCGACACCATCGTGGCGTCGATCGGACCGGCAGGCGAGAACCTGGTGCGGTTCGCGGCCATCCTCAACGACCTGCATCGGGCGGCGGGCCGCTCCGGCGTCGGCGCGGTCATGGGCTCGAAGCTGCTCAAAGCCATCGCCGTGCGCGGCACCGGCGGGGTCCGACTCGCCGATGCGCGCGGGTTCATGGCGGCCTCGTGGGCGATGAAAGCCAAGCTGAAGGCCTCCGCGGTCACCGCCGAGGGCTTGCCGATCTACGGCACCGAGGTGCTCGTCAATGTGATCAACGAGCACGGCGCCTTGCCCACGCGCAATCATCAACAAACGGTCTTCGAAGACGCCGAGGGCATGAGCGGGGAGACGCTGACCGAGACCCGGCTGGTGGCCAACAAGGCCTGCTTCGCCTGCACCATCGCCTGCGGGCGCGTCACCAAACTGCCCGGCGAGGCCGCCGGCAAGTTCCTGGTCAACACCCACCCGCGCAACTGGCAGATCGCCGGCGAGGGGCCGGAATACGAAAACGCCTGGGCCATGGGTGCCGATTGCGGCATCGGTGACCTTGACGCCCTCATCAAGGCTAACTGGCTGTGCAACGACCTCGGCATGGACCCAATCAGTTTCGGCGCCACCTTGGCGGCGGCGATGGAGCTATACGAAAAGGAGGTCATCACCAACTCGCTCACCGGCCGCCCGCTGCGCTTCGGCTCGGGCGAGGCGCTGGTGGCGATGGCGGAACAGACCGCTTACCGCCAGGGCTTTGGCGACCTGCTCGCAGAGGGCTCGAAGCGGCTGACGGCGCGTTTCGGCCATCCCGAGTTCTTCATGGGCGTACGCGGTCAGGAGTTCCCCGCCTATGATAGCCGCGCCATCCAAGGCATGGGCCTGGGTTACGCCACCTCGAACCGCGGCGCCTGCCATCTGAAGTCCTACACCGTTTCGCCCGAGATACTCGGTATCCCCAAGAAGATGGACCCGCACAGCACCGAGGGCAAAGCCGAGATCACCAAGATCTTTCAGGACATCACCTCGGCCGTTGACTCAACCGGGTTATGCGTCTTCCTCACTTTTGGTGTTGGGTTGGAGGACATGCTGCCGCAGTTGGTGGCGGCCACCGGGGTGCCGTACTCGTTGGCGTCGTTGACGCAAGCCGGCGAGCGCATCTGGAACCTCGAGCGGCTATGGAATGAGCGCGCCGGGCTGGGCCAGGGCCATGATCAACTCCCCAAGCGCATCACCGAGGAACCGATTCCGTCGGGCCCGGCGAAGGGCTTGGTGAACAAGCTCGGTGAGATGCTGCCCGAGTACTATCGCCTGCGCGGGTGGACCGAGACGGGCGAGGTCACGTTGCAGAAGCGCAAGGATCTAGGGCTGGCATGA
- a CDS encoding 4Fe-4S dicluster domain-containing protein: protein MAKQLRIIPEKCTGCIQCELACSFVQTGRFQPARALIRVHLFDDQASYAPYTCFQCDEAWCMTACPVNAITISAVTAKVVVEALCVGCGLCTIACPYGTVWHNPDSEKAVKCDLCGGDPACVRACPTAAITYLETAAADWLGPWADDLNRSLREMQAGGGQ from the coding sequence GTGGCGAAGCAGCTTCGCATCATTCCGGAGAAGTGCACCGGCTGCATCCAGTGTGAGCTGGCGTGCTCATTTGTGCAGACCGGCAGGTTTCAACCCGCACGCGCATTGATCCGCGTGCACCTGTTTGACGACCAGGCCAGCTACGCGCCCTACACCTGCTTTCAGTGCGACGAGGCCTGGTGCATGACCGCGTGCCCGGTGAACGCCATTACCATCTCGGCGGTGACCGCCAAGGTGGTGGTCGAGGCGCTCTGCGTCGGTTGCGGGCTGTGCACCATCGCCTGTCCCTACGGCACCGTTTGGCACAATCCCGACAGCGAGAAGGCGGTGAAGTGCGATCTGTGCGGCGGCGATCCCGCATGCGTGCGCGCCTGTCCGACGGCAGCGATCACCTACCTCGAGACGGCCGCGGCCGACTGGCTTGGCCCGTGGGCCGACGACCTCAACCGCAGCTTGCGCGAGATGCAAGCGGGAGGTGGGCAATGA